The following proteins are co-located in the Flammeovirga kamogawensis genome:
- a CDS encoding helix-turn-helix domain-containing protein: MNNKITILFIFSLCTFFTNYNSLAQTDSITFTIKEYPVYTPKTAAIYLVTSLNEWAPNDPNFQLKKNGKEYYIRLPKQTESFQYKFTRGNWKSVEGNDVGEIKSNRVYDASSPNEVDIKILSWQDKAKQFLNRVQLIVQDVPEETPYDATLFVTGDFNNWSTNDVESKLNKHPDGNYYITLPIGVQKFNYKITRGSWESVEGRENGRAIENRVYDVNVDGWKKEIKVSSWEDLSGNTMTPYMFLLLLGAFQGIVLILSIFSIQDNNRQANLILMGLIFLTSIALMSRVAMYYRDMFHEFPKVYLVPELLLFLYSPLFYFYIKQLTDSESARKDLFYRFVPFGMQIITYIPLLAMPNEEFINGVLDKEFNWLFNLFGGLGLLFNIYYWWKCKQVLDRQKVNNVEVLSEERNLNYLSGVMAVYAGCLLIWGMLYIVGSAHYLFDYNPQNLIEFLSDTLWFMIASISFVMGYYAMNQPEILRISEVINFPDNIQSAVISSEKVEQEVVKELSSDLIAIKNDLAIKMGEERLYENARLTLPDLAKILETNTHDLSKVINDGYKKNFYDFVNSYRVEAFVDAVNGDVDNELTYLGHAYNVGFNSKTAFNRAFKKETSKTPTQYFSMLKTLTEVSK, translated from the coding sequence ATGAATAATAAAATTACTATTCTATTTATTTTTTCTCTGTGTACTTTTTTTACAAATTACAATTCGCTCGCTCAAACAGATTCTATTACATTCACTATAAAGGAATATCCTGTTTATACACCAAAAACAGCAGCTATCTATTTAGTGACATCGTTAAATGAATGGGCACCAAATGATCCAAATTTTCAGTTAAAGAAAAATGGTAAAGAATATTATATACGTTTACCAAAACAAACAGAAAGCTTTCAGTATAAATTTACCAGAGGTAATTGGAAAAGTGTTGAAGGCAATGATGTTGGTGAAATAAAATCTAATAGAGTTTATGATGCTTCAAGCCCAAACGAAGTTGATATTAAGATTTTATCATGGCAAGATAAAGCAAAACAATTCTTAAATAGAGTACAACTAATAGTTCAAGATGTACCAGAAGAAACTCCTTATGATGCAACTTTATTTGTTACTGGAGATTTTAATAATTGGAGTACAAATGATGTTGAAAGTAAATTAAATAAACATCCTGATGGTAATTACTATATCACATTGCCAATAGGAGTTCAAAAATTTAATTATAAAATAACAAGAGGTTCTTGGGAGTCTGTCGAAGGAAGGGAAAATGGTCGAGCTATTGAGAATAGAGTTTATGATGTAAACGTAGATGGTTGGAAAAAAGAAATTAAGGTAAGTAGTTGGGAAGATCTTTCAGGGAATACGATGACTCCTTATATGTTTTTACTATTACTTGGAGCGTTTCAAGGTATAGTTTTAATACTTTCTATTTTTAGTATTCAAGACAATAACCGTCAAGCAAATTTAATATTGATGGGGTTGATTTTCTTGACATCAATAGCATTAATGTCAAGAGTGGCAATGTACTATAGAGATATGTTCCATGAGTTTCCTAAAGTATATTTAGTACCAGAATTATTACTTTTCCTATATAGTCCATTATTTTATTTCTACATCAAGCAATTAACAGATTCAGAATCTGCACGTAAAGATCTCTTTTATAGGTTTGTTCCTTTTGGAATGCAAATAATTACCTATATACCTTTGTTGGCAATGCCAAATGAAGAATTTATAAACGGTGTTTTAGATAAAGAATTTAATTGGTTATTTAATCTTTTTGGAGGTTTAGGCTTGCTCTTTAATATCTATTATTGGTGGAAATGTAAGCAAGTATTAGATCGTCAGAAAGTAAATAATGTAGAAGTCCTATCAGAAGAAAGAAACTTAAATTATTTGAGCGGTGTAATGGCTGTTTATGCCGGTTGTTTACTTATTTGGGGCATGTTATATATAGTAGGTAGTGCTCATTATTTATTTGATTATAACCCTCAAAATTTAATAGAATTTTTATCGGATACATTATGGTTTATGATTGCAAGTATTTCTTTTGTTATGGGATACTATGCAATGAATCAACCTGAAATATTACGTATATCGGAAGTGATTAATTTCCCTGATAATATTCAAAGTGCAGTAATAAGTTCTGAGAAAGTAGAGCAAGAAGTAGTTAAAGAGTTATCATCAGATCTTATTGCAATAAAAAATGATCTAGCAATTAAAATGGGTGAGGAACGACTTTATGAAAATGCTCGTTTAACATTACCTGATTTAGCAAAAATATTAGAAACAAATACGCATGATTTATCCAAAGTAATTAACGATGGATACAAGAAAAACTTTTATGACTTTGTAAATTCCTATAGGGTGGAAGCGTTTGTAGATGCAGTAAATGGAGATGTAGATAACGAGCTGACTTACTTAGGGCATGCATATAATGTAGGCTTTAATTCTAAAACAGCCTTTAATAGAGCGTTCAAAAAAGAGACGTCAAAAACACCAACACAGTATTTTTCAATGCTAAAAACACTCACAGAGGTCTCAAAATGA
- a CDS encoding Mrp/NBP35 family ATP-binding protein, which produces MAYTQEDILKALSTVEEPDLKKDLVTLNMIRDVEVEGDKVSFTVVLTTPACPLKELIRKRCEDAIYRDVADNLEITVNMTAEVTSIKQNGPVLPGVKNVIAISSGKGGVGKSTVTANLALALAETGAKVGVMDADIYGPSIPTMFNCENAQPGVVQRGDKNIIIPIEKYGVKLLSIGFLTSPDNAVVWRGPMASSAIRQFFMDTDWGDLDYLLIDLPPGTGDIHLSLVQTAKVTGAVIVTTPQKVALADAVRGYKMFASKDVNVPILGVVENMAYFTPAELPDNKYYLFGQDGGKTFARRYEVPFLGEIPLVQSVREGGDDGVPVVMEEGNPAGKSFVEIAEELARNIAIRNAELPETDRVEIKTWE; this is translated from the coding sequence ATGGCATATACTCAGGAAGATATTCTGAAGGCTTTATCAACAGTTGAAGAGCCAGATTTAAAAAAAGATTTAGTAACGCTGAACATGATTCGCGACGTTGAAGTAGAAGGAGACAAAGTGTCTTTTACAGTAGTGTTAACTACACCTGCTTGTCCGTTAAAAGAATTAATCAGAAAGCGTTGCGAAGATGCAATTTACAGGGATGTTGCTGATAATTTAGAGATTACAGTAAACATGACTGCAGAAGTTACATCCATTAAACAAAATGGCCCTGTTTTACCAGGTGTGAAGAATGTAATCGCTATTTCATCTGGTAAAGGTGGTGTCGGTAAATCTACTGTTACAGCAAACTTAGCATTGGCATTAGCCGAAACAGGTGCAAAAGTAGGTGTAATGGATGCCGATATTTATGGTCCTTCTATTCCAACAATGTTTAATTGTGAGAATGCTCAGCCAGGTGTTGTTCAAAGAGGCGATAAAAATATTATTATTCCTATTGAAAAATATGGAGTAAAGTTATTATCAATTGGTTTCTTAACATCACCAGATAATGCTGTTGTTTGGAGAGGTCCAATGGCCAGCTCTGCAATTCGTCAATTCTTTATGGATACAGATTGGGGAGATTTAGATTATTTATTAATTGATTTACCTCCAGGTACAGGTGATATCCATTTATCATTAGTACAAACAGCAAAAGTTACAGGAGCTGTAATTGTAACAACACCTCAAAAAGTAGCATTAGCAGATGCTGTACGTGGTTATAAAATGTTTGCCTCTAAAGATGTAAACGTACCAATTTTGGGTGTGGTAGAAAATATGGCTTATTTTACTCCTGCTGAATTACCAGATAATAAATATTATTTATTTGGGCAAGATGGAGGAAAAACATTTGCACGTAGATATGAGGTGCCATTTTTAGGTGAAATTCCTTTGGTACAAAGTGTTCGTGAAGGTGGAGATGACGGTGTACCTGTAGTAATGGAAGAAGGAAACCCTGCAGGTAAATCGTTTGTGGAGATTGCAGAAGAATTAGCAAGAAATATTGCTATTCGTAACGCTGAGTTACCAGAGACAGATCGAGTAGAGATCAAAACCTGGGAATAA
- a CDS encoding NifU family protein — translation MSQSLIERVEKALDTIRPYLEADGGDAKVTEVTDDGIAKVELLGACGSCPMSAMTLKAGIEQAIINAVPEVVKVEAINMAVEE, via the coding sequence ATGAGTCAATCATTAATAGAAAGAGTAGAAAAAGCATTAGATACTATTCGCCCTTATTTAGAAGCTGATGGTGGAGATGCTAAAGTTACAGAAGTAACTGATGATGGCATTGCAAAAGTAGAGCTTTTGGGTGCTTGTGGTTCTTGTCCTATGTCTGCAATGACATTGAAAGCAGGAATTGAACAGGCAATTATCAATGCTGTACCAGAAGTTGTTAAGGTTGAGGCCATTAATATGGCTGTAGAAGAATAA
- a CDS encoding aminopeptidase P family protein, whose protein sequence is MRYDKIDPKLFIENRKRFVERLKPSSVAVFNSNDIMPTSADGTMPFIQHTDIFYLSGIDQEKSILVINPDAKDPAHREILFLIETNDEIAIWEGAKLTKKQATEVSGIETVLWLSDFETTFKSLVFDAENIYLNTNEHLRADTTVQTPDDRFRIECKKQYPLHNYMRLAPIMHDLRTIKSQPEIDVMQKACNITEQGFRRVLAFTKPGVKEYEIEAEITHEFVRNGSRRHAYTPIIASGFNACVLHYIDNDQVCKDGDLLLMDFGCEYGNYASDLTRTIPVNGKFSERQAAVYSAVLRVHKAAAKMLVPGNNLVDYHVEVGKLMTEELLGLGLITADDVANEDPKWPAYKKFFMHGTSHHIGVDVHDYGNRYKTFEAGMVFTVEPGIYIREEDMGIRIENDYVIQETGDPFDLMRNIPFEIEEIESLMNKA, encoded by the coding sequence ATGAGATACGACAAAATCGATCCGAAATTATTTATTGAAAACCGTAAACGCTTTGTAGAAAGATTAAAACCTAGTTCTGTAGCTGTTTTCAATTCTAATGATATTATGCCAACAAGTGCAGATGGTACAATGCCATTTATTCAGCACACAGATATTTTTTATCTAAGTGGTATCGATCAAGAAAAAAGTATTTTAGTAATCAATCCTGATGCAAAAGACCCTGCCCACAGAGAGATCTTATTCTTAATTGAAACAAATGATGAGATTGCTATTTGGGAAGGTGCTAAATTAACTAAAAAGCAAGCTACAGAAGTTTCTGGTATTGAAACTGTATTATGGTTGTCAGATTTTGAAACAACTTTTAAATCTTTAGTATTTGATGCAGAAAACATCTACTTAAATACAAATGAACACCTCCGTGCAGATACCACTGTTCAAACACCTGATGATAGATTTAGAATTGAGTGTAAAAAACAATACCCTCTTCATAATTACATGCGCTTAGCACCAATTATGCATGATTTACGTACAATCAAGTCTCAACCAGAAATTGATGTAATGCAAAAAGCATGTAACATCACTGAGCAAGGTTTTAGAAGAGTACTTGCTTTTACTAAGCCAGGTGTAAAAGAGTATGAAATTGAAGCAGAAATTACACACGAGTTTGTTCGTAATGGCTCTAGAAGACACGCTTATACACCAATTATTGCTTCTGGTTTTAATGCCTGTGTACTTCATTATATTGATAACGATCAAGTATGTAAAGATGGTGATCTTTTACTAATGGATTTTGGCTGTGAATACGGAAACTATGCTTCTGATTTAACACGTACAATTCCTGTAAATGGTAAATTCTCTGAGCGTCAAGCTGCTGTTTATAGTGCTGTTTTACGTGTACATAAAGCTGCAGCAAAAATGCTTGTTCCTGGTAACAATCTTGTAGACTACCATGTTGAAGTTGGTAAACTTATGACTGAAGAATTATTAGGTTTAGGATTAATTACTGCAGATGATGTTGCTAATGAAGATCCTAAATGGCCTGCATATAAAAAATTCTTTATGCACGGTACTTCTCATCATATTGGGGTAGATGTACATGACTATGGAAATAGATACAAAACATTCGAAGCTGGAATGGTATTTACAGTAGAACCTGGTATCTATATTCGTGAAGAAGACATGGGTATTAGAATTGAAAACGATTATGTTATTCAAGAAACTGGAGATCCATTTGACTTAATGCGTAATATTCCATTCGAAATTGAGGAAATTGAAAGCTTAATGAACAAAGCTTAG
- a CDS encoding S8 family serine peptidase, with protein sequence MIIKVVNFSVAFSQTENRYWLVFDEKCEHDNLDIINLSICESYLEELHQMGFYEKTTSNWLNAITVEIKSTTDLNKLSSLPYIKEIKPVNRNWKLASNTYKDVKRSSYALIQINPDTLYSSSLNGKGVKIGIIDAGFWKSNTNDYLKIIFEEDRVQGFKDYVAGVETSENIFFNSKRTGSDSHGTSVFRMIGGKDDHMRYGLADKATYFLARTDNGDTENRSEEENWIAALEWMVDSLDIHLINSSLGYSIGFDDPKENYSPKDMDGKTSMVTRAAEIAAEEKNVLLVVSAGNEGENNKWKVVSAPADARGVLSIGATTKTGTKASYSSIGPEQLNYVKPEVSCFSLFGTSFSAPVITGLAACLWQYKPTATAAEIRGAIIQSSWFYPYANNFIGYGVPDAAKAIHILGDEVSKPSVTEISAYNEKKIKVKEANNEGTLLIAYHKESETIVIKQEFIYLKEGTWLVKKPKKAISTTLWTGKRHIEVFWKK encoded by the coding sequence TTGATAATCAAAGTTGTAAACTTTTCTGTAGCTTTTTCTCAGACAGAGAACAGGTATTGGCTAGTATTTGATGAAAAATGCGAACATGATAATTTAGATATTATTAACCTATCTATATGCGAAAGTTATCTAGAAGAACTACATCAAATGGGTTTTTATGAAAAGACTACTTCTAACTGGCTTAATGCTATTACTGTAGAAATTAAATCTACTACTGATCTAAATAAACTGTCATCGCTACCTTATATAAAAGAAATAAAGCCAGTGAATAGAAACTGGAAGTTAGCATCAAATACATACAAAGACGTAAAACGATCTTCTTATGCATTAATTCAAATCAATCCAGATACTTTATATAGTTCATCTTTAAATGGGAAAGGTGTAAAAATAGGAATTATTGATGCAGGTTTTTGGAAATCGAACACCAATGATTATTTGAAAATTATCTTTGAAGAAGATCGTGTTCAAGGTTTTAAAGATTATGTAGCTGGAGTTGAAACTTCAGAAAATATATTTTTTAATAGTAAAAGAACGGGGTCTGATAGTCATGGAACTTCTGTTTTTAGAATGATAGGAGGAAAAGATGATCATATGAGGTACGGTCTAGCTGATAAAGCAACCTATTTTTTAGCAAGAACAGATAATGGTGATACTGAAAATAGATCTGAAGAAGAAAATTGGATTGCAGCATTAGAATGGATGGTTGACTCTTTGGATATCCATTTAATAAATAGTTCTTTAGGTTATTCTATTGGTTTTGATGACCCGAAAGAAAATTACTCTCCAAAAGATATGGATGGTAAAACATCTATGGTAACTAGAGCAGCAGAGATTGCAGCAGAAGAAAAGAATGTTTTGTTGGTTGTGTCAGCAGGAAATGAAGGGGAAAACAATAAATGGAAAGTAGTGAGTGCCCCAGCTGATGCAAGAGGTGTTTTAAGTATTGGTGCCACAACTAAAACTGGAACAAAAGCATCATATAGTAGTATTGGTCCTGAACAACTTAATTACGTAAAACCAGAAGTTTCTTGTTTTTCATTGTTTGGTACATCATTTTCAGCACCTGTAATAACAGGACTAGCTGCTTGTTTATGGCAGTATAAACCTACAGCTACAGCAGCAGAAATAAGAGGAGCAATAATTCAATCTTCTTGGTTTTATCCTTATGCAAATAATTTTATTGGTTATGGAGTTCCTGATGCAGCCAAAGCGATTCATATTTTAGGTGATGAAGTTTCAAAACCTTCAGTAACAGAAATTAGTGCTTATAATGAGAAGAAAATAAAAGTAAAAGAGGCAAATAATGAAGGAACTCTGTTAATAGCTTATCATAAAGAGTCTGAAACTATTGTAATTAAGCAAGAATTTATATATTTGAAGGAAGGTACTTGGTTAGTTAAAAAACCTAAAAAAGCTATCAGTACCACTCTTTGGACAGGAAAACGACATATTGAAGTTTTTTGGAAAAAGTAA
- a CDS encoding DEAD/DEAH box helicase, which yields MAKFSELGLKEELQEAVAELGFEQPTPIQEEVIPTLLTEELDLVGLAQTGTGKTAAFGLPLLHRVDVSDKRTQGLILCPVRELGLQIAKDLENFAKKIPGLRIVAVYGGSPIDQQIRQLNRGAHIIVATPGRMHDLIRRNKTDISAVETVVLDEADEMLKMGFKDELDAILDETPEDKNVWLFSATMPREVARIASNYMTDPKEVTVGTKNTGNKNVKHYCYMVRASDRYEALKRVVDYNPNVYGIVFCRTRQETKDVAERLMQDGYNADALHGDLSQAQRDYVMGKFRQRTLQLLIATDVAARGLDVNDLSHVINYNLPDDIETYNHRSGRTGRAGRDGTSIAIVHMREKHRLRAIERVIKQTFITDPIPSGPQICERQLFHLVDRMHSVEMVEEEIEQYLPKVYEKLEDLSREEIVNRFVALEFNRFLDYYRGARDLNANDRRDNSNSRERGENNRRSAESGYTRFFINLGKRDEVSPKELIELINKGVKGDRIDIGRIDLKQNFSFFEVGEGRDQDVISGMGSLEYNGRKIDVEVSNGAGGGGGRRGGGDRRRGGFSGGGGGRRGGGGYGGGDRRGGGGDRRRGGYGGGGGDRDRRGNGGGGGRRKYNKD from the coding sequence ATGGCAAAATTTAGTGAATTAGGGCTTAAAGAAGAATTGCAAGAAGCAGTAGCAGAGCTCGGTTTTGAACAACCAACACCAATCCAAGAAGAAGTAATACCAACACTTCTTACAGAGGAATTAGACTTAGTTGGTTTAGCACAAACAGGTACTGGTAAAACTGCGGCATTCGGCCTTCCACTCCTTCATCGCGTAGATGTGTCGGATAAAAGAACGCAAGGTTTAATCTTATGTCCTGTACGTGAACTTGGATTACAAATTGCAAAAGACTTAGAGAATTTCGCAAAAAAGATTCCTGGTTTAAGAATTGTAGCAGTTTACGGAGGATCTCCAATCGATCAACAAATTCGTCAATTAAACCGTGGAGCACATATTATTGTGGCAACTCCAGGTCGTATGCACGATTTAATTCGTAGAAATAAAACAGATATTTCTGCAGTTGAAACTGTTGTATTGGATGAAGCAGATGAAATGCTTAAAATGGGTTTCAAAGATGAGCTTGATGCAATCTTAGATGAAACTCCTGAAGATAAAAATGTGTGGTTGTTCTCAGCAACTATGCCAAGAGAAGTGGCACGTATCGCTTCTAACTACATGACTGATCCTAAGGAAGTTACTGTAGGCACAAAAAACACAGGTAATAAAAATGTAAAACATTACTGTTATATGGTAAGAGCGAGCGATCGTTACGAAGCCTTAAAACGTGTAGTGGATTACAACCCAAATGTTTATGGTATTGTTTTCTGTCGTACTAGACAAGAGACAAAAGATGTAGCAGAACGTTTAATGCAAGATGGTTACAATGCAGATGCATTACATGGTGACTTATCTCAAGCACAACGTGACTACGTAATGGGTAAATTCCGTCAAAGAACATTACAGTTATTAATCGCAACAGATGTAGCTGCTCGTGGTCTTGATGTAAATGATTTATCTCACGTAATTAACTACAATCTTCCAGACGATATCGAAACGTACAATCACCGTTCTGGCCGTACAGGTAGAGCTGGTCGTGATGGTACTTCTATTGCTATCGTTCACATGCGTGAAAAGCACCGTTTGAGAGCTATCGAACGTGTAATCAAGCAAACATTTATTACCGATCCAATTCCTTCTGGACCACAAATCTGTGAGCGTCAGTTATTCCACTTAGTGGACCGTATGCACTCAGTAGAAATGGTAGAAGAAGAAATTGAGCAATACTTACCAAAAGTATACGAGAAATTAGAAGACTTAAGCCGCGAAGAAATTGTAAATAGATTTGTTGCTTTAGAATTTAACCGTTTCTTAGATTACTATAGAGGTGCAAGAGATCTTAACGCAAACGATAGAAGAGATAATTCTAACAGCCGTGAGCGTGGAGAAAACAACCGTAGATCTGCTGAATCTGGTTACACAAGATTCTTTATTAATCTTGGTAAACGTGATGAAGTTAGCCCTAAAGAGTTAATTGAACTAATTAACAAAGGTGTTAAAGGTGATCGTATCGACATCGGACGTATTGATCTTAAGCAAAACTTCTCATTCTTTGAAGTGGGAGAAGGTAGAGATCAAGATGTTATTTCTGGCATGGGTAGCTTAGAATACAATGGTCGTAAGATCGATGTAGAGGTATCTAACGGTGCTGGAGGCGGCGGAGGTCGTCGTGGTGGCGGAGATCGTCGTCGTGGTGGATTCAGCGGTGGCGGCGGAGGCCGTCGTGGCGGTGGAGGCTACGGTGGCGGAGATCGTCGTGGTGGCGGTGGAGATCGTCGTCGTGGTGGCTACGGTGGAGGCGGTGGAGACCGTGATCGTCGTGGAAATGGCGGCGGAGGCGGACGTCGTAAGTACAATAAAGACTAA
- a CDS encoding GtrA family protein — protein sequence MNWEALFWKFLKFGVVGFSGTFIDFGVTYLIKEKLKGHKYLANSTGFVLAATSNYILNRIWTFQSHDSNVSIQFIKFFTVSIIGLAFSNAIIWLLHEKFKLNFYISKVLAIGVVMIWNFFGNLIFTFGE from the coding sequence ATGAATTGGGAAGCATTATTCTGGAAGTTTTTAAAATTTGGAGTTGTTGGATTCTCGGGGACATTTATTGATTTCGGGGTTACTTATCTTATCAAAGAAAAACTTAAAGGACATAAATATTTAGCAAACAGTACAGGTTTTGTATTGGCTGCCACAAGTAATTATATACTAAATAGAATATGGACTTTTCAAAGTCATGATTCTAATGTAAGTATTCAGTTTATTAAATTTTTTACAGTATCAATTATTGGGTTAGCTTTTAGCAATGCTATAATATGGTTATTGCACGAGAAGTTTAAATTGAATTTCTATATCTCAAAAGTATTAGCAATTGGCGTTGTAATGATTTGGAATTTCTTTGGGAATTTGATTTTTACATTTGGCGAATAA
- a CDS encoding M1 family metallopeptidase produces MKKYFFTLMILCLVSIGIQAQSDRWQQRANYKMDVELDVNTHKFKGNQKIEYYNNSPDTLYKVYYHLYLNAFQPGSMMDVRSRTIEDPDGRVKDRISKLTEEEIGYEKVLSLKQNGKPVDYKNVGTILEVTLHKPILPKSKTTFVMDFEGQVPIQVRRTGRDNKEGVAYSMAQWYPKLAEYDYEGWHPDPYVGREFYGIWGDFDVKLTLDEKYVVAATGYLQNAEDVGHGYEGIKKGAKSKNGKLTWHFIAPEVHDFTFAADPDFNHKIVEMENGPELHFFWKKNQGIDDVWNKLPDYLEQAILYTNKRVGKYPYKVYSVVQGGDGGMEYGMLTLITGKRNLNSLVGVTVHEMLHSWFQFVLATNESLYAWMDEGFNSYIGNEIEENVNGKDDGHGGSYKSYFYVVKRGIEEPLSTHADHFEKNAAYSIASYSKGAVFLHQLSYIVGQETFDKGFKRYYEEWKFKHPNANDFIRVMEKESGLQLQWYKQYFVYSTKTVDYGVQNTFTEGDTTYITLERIGKMPMPMEVKVSLDDNSETTYYMPLRIMRGGKKSEIEGNWVQLDDWPWTHPHYTIAVPTKGKKLKRVEIDPSQKVADIDRTNNVLEVSYIVEEGAGL; encoded by the coding sequence ATGAAGAAGTATTTTTTTACATTAATGATACTTTGTCTTGTATCAATTGGAATACAAGCACAATCAGATAGATGGCAACAAAGAGCCAATTATAAAATGGATGTTGAGCTCGATGTAAACACCCATAAATTTAAAGGCAATCAAAAAATAGAGTATTATAATAACTCTCCGGATACCTTATACAAAGTATATTATCATTTATACCTTAATGCTTTCCAGCCGGGTAGCATGATGGATGTGAGATCTAGAACAATTGAAGACCCTGATGGAAGGGTAAAAGATAGAATCTCTAAACTTACAGAAGAAGAAATAGGTTACGAGAAGGTATTATCATTAAAACAAAATGGCAAACCTGTAGACTATAAAAATGTAGGTACAATCTTAGAGGTAACATTACATAAACCTATTCTACCAAAAAGTAAAACAACCTTTGTAATGGATTTTGAAGGGCAAGTGCCAATTCAAGTTCGTAGAACAGGTAGAGATAATAAAGAAGGTGTTGCTTATTCAATGGCACAGTGGTATCCTAAATTAGCTGAATACGATTATGAAGGCTGGCATCCAGACCCTTATGTAGGACGTGAATTTTATGGTATTTGGGGTGATTTTGATGTAAAACTTACTTTAGATGAAAAATACGTAGTTGCAGCAACAGGTTATTTGCAGAATGCAGAAGATGTTGGGCATGGCTACGAAGGAATTAAAAAGGGTGCTAAATCTAAAAATGGTAAATTAACTTGGCATTTTATAGCACCTGAGGTTCATGACTTTACTTTTGCTGCAGACCCAGATTTTAATCATAAAATTGTGGAGATGGAGAACGGTCCAGAGCTTCATTTCTTCTGGAAGAAAAACCAAGGAATTGATGATGTTTGGAATAAATTACCAGATTATTTAGAACAAGCTATTTTATATACAAACAAACGTGTAGGAAAGTATCCATACAAAGTGTATAGTGTTGTTCAAGGTGGTGATGGTGGAATGGAATACGGAATGCTTACCTTAATTACAGGTAAAAGAAACCTAAATAGTTTAGTAGGTGTTACGGTTCATGAAATGTTGCACAGTTGGTTTCAGTTTGTTTTGGCTACAAACGAAAGTTTATACGCTTGGATGGATGAAGGATTTAACTCTTATATTGGAAATGAGATAGAAGAGAATGTAAATGGCAAGGATGATGGCCATGGTGGATCTTATAAATCTTATTTCTATGTTGTAAAAAGAGGAATTGAAGAACCTTTAAGTACTCATGCAGATCATTTTGAGAAGAATGCAGCTTATTCAATAGCATCGTATTCTAAAGGAGCTGTATTCTTACATCAATTGAGTTACATTGTTGGTCAAGAAACTTTTGATAAAGGGTTTAAGAGATATTACGAAGAATGGAAATTTAAGCATCCTAATGCGAATGATTTTATTCGAGTAATGGAAAAAGAATCTGGGTTACAATTACAGTGGTATAAGCAATATTTTGTGTATTCTACTAAAACTGTTGATTACGGTGTGCAAAATACCTTTACAGAAGGAGATACAACTTATATTACTTTAGAGCGAATTGGTAAAATGCCAATGCCAATGGAAGTAAAAGTTTCTCTTGATGATAATTCTGAAACAACTTATTATATGCCTCTTAGAATTATGAGAGGAGGAAAAAAATCTGAAATTGAAGGAAATTGGGTGCAATTAGATGATTGGCCTTGGACTCACCCTCATTACACGATTGCAGTTCCTACAAAAGGAAAGAAATTAAAGCGTGTTGAGATAGACCCTTCGCAAAAAGTTGCAGATATTGATAGGACTAATAATGTTCTTGAAGTATCTTACATAGTAGAAGAAGGAGCAGGACTTTAA
- a CDS encoding FtsB family cell division protein, which produces MSNRPKNIDWVGYLKNFYVLSALVFLVWISFFDNDNLFRRRNQKAKEQELKNQETYYKSEIKDLNRKMRELNTNDRELEKFAREKYLLRKKGEDVYVIKDLSKEK; this is translated from the coding sequence ATGTCGAATAGACCTAAAAATATAGATTGGGTAGGTTACCTAAAAAACTTTTACGTTTTATCAGCACTTGTTTTTTTAGTTTGGATTTCATTTTTTGATAATGATAATCTTTTTAGAAGAAGGAATCAGAAAGCGAAAGAACAAGAGTTGAAAAATCAGGAAACGTATTATAAGTCAGAAATTAAAGACTTGAATCGGAAGATGAGAGAACTTAATACGAATGACCGAGAATTAGAAAAGTTTGCAAGAGAAAAGTACCTACTCAGAAAGAAAGGCGAAGATGTTTACGTAATCAAAGATCTTTCAAAAGAGAAATAA